A single Lactuca sativa cultivar Salinas chromosome 8, Lsat_Salinas_v11, whole genome shotgun sequence DNA region contains:
- the LOC128127597 gene encoding formyltetrahydrofolate deformylase 1, mitochondrial-like: MNEDLLDLSNMFNAVKSLVRVPSVDPKYKIALLASKQDHCLVDLLHAWQDGKLPVQISSVISNHDRVGNTHVMRFLERHEIPYHYLSKSKEKNVEDGILGLVEDTDFLVLARYMQVLSGNFLKRYGKDVINIHHGLLPSFKGGNPSRQAFEAGVKLIGATTHFVTEELDGDPIIEQMVERVSHKDNLLSFIQKSENLEKQCLMKAIKSYCELRVLP, from the exons ATGAACGAGGACTTACTTGACCTATCAAATATGTTCAATGCAGTTAAATCGCTTGTTCGAGTGCCTTCTGTAGACCCCAAATATAAAATTGCTCTTCTTGCTTCTAAGcag GACCATTGTCTTGTTGATCTACTGCATGCTTGGCAAGATGGAAAACTTCCGGTTCAGATAAGCTCTGTAATCAG CAATCATGATAGGGTGGGGAATACCCATGTGATGCGGTTCCTTGAAAGACATGAGATTCCATATCATTATCTGTCCAAGTCAAAGGAGAAGAATGTAGAAGATGGGATATTGGGGTTGGTTGAAGATACAGATTTCTTGGTCCTTGCTAGATACATGCAG GTGTTGTCTGGAAACTTTTTGAAAAGATATGGGAAGGATGTGATCAACATACATCATGGCTTATTGCCATCATTCAAGGGAGGAAATCCATCTAGGCAG GCTTTTGAAGCTGGGGTCAAATTGATTGGTGCCACAACCCATTTTGTCACGGAGGAGCTTGATGGGGACCCAATCATTGAGCAGATG GTTGAGAGAGTCTCGCACAAGGATAATTTGCTGAGTTTTATTCAGAAATCTGAGAATCTTGAAAAACAATGCCTTATGAAGGCAATCAAGTCATATTGTGAGTTACGCGTTCTACCTTAA